A window of Longimicrobium sp. contains these coding sequences:
- a CDS encoding TolC family protein: MRTRTAPRLSGAAALLAALLCAPLAAQAVPGQPASAAAGRPLSLEEALRIAEDASDQIVISRAGITRARGEQLRARSERLPQLTGTASYTRALASEFEGIGGGGSDTTTTTGPQNCGTFTPDPSLPLAERVDSLEHAVDCAVNSNPFAAFGDLPFGRENTWRLGLNLNQNLFTGGRITGQNQVADAGRRNAEIALASTRAQLVLDVTQAYYDAALADRLVEIARATLRQAETTLEQTRLARQVGNQPEFELLRATVTRDNQRPVLIQRTSERDLAYTRLKLLLNLSPDEPLRLTTELNDAEAVPVARFSSNQRLLGDTTTMSRAPVKQAQEAVRVQEGLLRVARSQRLPTVSLFSQYGRVGYPQGALPAWDDFRSNWNVGAQLSVPLFTGGRLRGDQLVAEANVLEAQARLAQTVSLAQLDTRTALERLAAARAAWEASAGTVEQATRAYQIAEIRFREGISTQTELTDSRILLQQAEANRAQAARDLRIAQARLALLPDLPLNVGQAAGSAPAGAQQLQQPQQQQQLRQQPRTTPADQTATALTSAGVP; encoded by the coding sequence ATGCGCACCCGAACCGCGCCGCGCCTGTCCGGGGCCGCCGCGCTGCTGGCGGCGCTGCTCTGCGCGCCGCTCGCCGCGCAGGCCGTACCGGGACAGCCGGCGTCCGCGGCCGCCGGGCGCCCCCTCTCGCTCGAGGAGGCGCTCCGCATCGCCGAGGACGCCAGCGACCAGATCGTCATCTCCCGCGCCGGCATCACCCGCGCGCGCGGCGAGCAGCTGCGCGCCCGCAGCGAGCGGCTCCCGCAGCTCACCGGCACCGCCAGTTACACCCGCGCCCTCGCCTCGGAGTTCGAGGGGATCGGCGGCGGCGGGTCCGATACCACCACCACCACCGGGCCGCAGAACTGCGGCACCTTCACCCCCGACCCGTCGCTCCCCCTGGCCGAGCGGGTCGACTCGCTCGAGCACGCGGTGGACTGCGCGGTGAACTCCAACCCCTTCGCCGCCTTCGGCGACCTCCCCTTCGGGCGCGAGAACACCTGGCGGCTGGGGCTGAACCTCAACCAGAACCTCTTCACCGGCGGGCGCATCACCGGGCAGAACCAGGTGGCCGACGCCGGGCGCCGCAACGCCGAGATCGCCCTGGCCTCCACCCGCGCCCAGCTGGTGCTCGACGTCACCCAGGCGTACTACGACGCCGCGCTGGCCGACCGGCTGGTGGAGATCGCCCGGGCCACGCTCCGCCAGGCCGAGACCACGCTGGAGCAGACGCGCCTGGCCCGGCAGGTGGGGAACCAGCCCGAGTTCGAGCTGCTGCGCGCCACCGTCACCCGCGACAACCAGCGGCCGGTGCTCATCCAGCGCACCAGCGAGCGCGACCTGGCGTACACGCGGCTCAAGCTCCTGCTGAACCTCTCGCCCGACGAGCCGCTGCGGCTCACCACCGAGCTGAACGACGCCGAGGCCGTCCCCGTGGCGCGCTTCTCCTCCAACCAGCGGCTCCTGGGCGACACCACCACGATGAGCCGCGCCCCCGTCAAGCAGGCGCAGGAGGCGGTGCGCGTGCAGGAGGGGCTGCTCCGGGTGGCCAGGAGCCAGCGGCTCCCCACGGTGAGCCTCTTCTCGCAGTACGGGCGGGTGGGGTACCCGCAGGGGGCGCTCCCCGCGTGGGACGACTTCCGCAGCAACTGGAACGTGGGCGCCCAGCTCTCGGTGCCCCTCTTCACCGGCGGGCGCCTGCGCGGCGACCAGCTGGTGGCCGAGGCCAACGTGCTGGAGGCCCAGGCCCGCCTGGCGCAGACGGTGAGCCTGGCCCAGCTCGACACCCGCACCGCGCTCGAGCGGCTGGCCGCCGCCCGCGCCGCCTGGGAGGCGAGCGCCGGCACCGTGGAGCAGGCCACCCGCGCGTACCAGATCGCCGAGATCCGCTTCCGCGAGGGGATCTCCACCCAGACCGAGCTCACCGACTCGCGCATCCTGCTGCAGCAGGCCGAGGCCAACCGGGCGCAGGCCGCGCGCGATCTCCGCATCGCGCAGGCCCGCCTGGCGCTGCTGCCCGACCTGCCGCTCAACGTCGGGCAGGCCGCGGGCTCGGCGCCGGCCGGGGCGCAGCAGCTCCAGCAGCCGCAGCAACAGCAGCAGCTCAGACAGCAGCCGCGGACCACGCCCGCGGACCAGACGGCCACCGCCCTAACGTCGGCAGGGGTGCCATGA